The following are from one region of the Yoonia sp. R2331 genome:
- a CDS encoding NTP transferase domain-containing protein, translating to MIPVLILAAGKSARMQGADKLLQMAHGRPLLRHVTDTALEVATDVHVVLGPGQTARLAALDGLPVTPFVTPDAAEGMSGTLRAGVAQLPDCPAFMLLLADLPDLTAADLRAVLAARAANPDNLIWRGATRAGKPGHPIIFDASLRPDFGQLSGDSGGETLVNPLQGRTHLTVIGDRARRDLDTPADWAAWRLAQQ from the coding sequence ATGATCCCCGTCCTGATCCTCGCCGCTGGAAAATCCGCGCGCATGCAAGGCGCCGACAAGCTCTTGCAGATGGCCCATGGCAGGCCGCTCTTGCGGCACGTCACCGATACCGCGCTTGAGGTCGCAACTGACGTCCACGTCGTCCTTGGCCCCGGCCAAACCGCCCGCCTTGCCGCACTCGACGGGCTGCCCGTCACCCCATTTGTCACGCCGGACGCTGCAGAGGGCATGTCTGGCACCCTGCGCGCCGGGGTGGCACAGCTGCCCGATTGCCCCGCCTTCATGCTGCTGCTGGCAGACCTGCCCGACCTGACCGCCGCCGATCTGCGCGCAGTACTTGCCGCGCGCGCAGCCAACCCGGATAACCTGATCTGGCGCGGTGCCACCCGCGCAGGCAAGCCCGGCCATCCAATCATCTTTGATGCATCCCTGCGCCCGGACTTCGGGCAGCTTTCCGGCGACAGCGGCGGCGAAACCCTCGTGAACCCGCTGCAGGGCCGCACCCATCTGACAGTGATCGGCGACCGCGCCCGCCGCGACCTTGATACACCTGCCGATTGGGCCGCCTGGCGCTTAGCGCAGCAATAG
- a CDS encoding Hint domain-containing protein encodes MLHVAVLLREDVMPTKFGTTGNDTLIGSQNQDTLAGLEGDDTLLGGNGQDRLYGGDGDDSLDGGQGEDKLYGGAGDDSLNGGQGQDKLYGGAGNDVIDSGDTADNKGVDRVYGGEGDDTLISSGNQDKLYGGSQSDGFVIISDGSNFNNLFVYGGEDDDGADQDVLDLRQLQADYPDLDVIYEKGGPGDEDGRILLKTAPGGRELGRIRYTGIEKVVICFTPGTAIATPKGEVPVEDLQPGDRVLTRDNGIQELVWVGGRDLTQLDLRRTPGLQPVLIRAGSLGPNVPERDLLVSPNHRMLVTEPRAALYFEDSEVLAAAKHLTSLNGVDQVQMDAVRYVHLMCARHEVVLSNGAWTESFQPGDYSLRGMDQAQRAEIYDLFPALEAGDAEMPGARRALKAHETKLLLR; translated from the coding sequence ATGCTGCATGTTGCAGTGCTTTTGCGCGAGGACGTGATGCCGACCAAATTTGGAACAACGGGCAATGACACGCTGATTGGCAGCCAAAACCAAGATACGCTGGCCGGTTTAGAGGGCGATGACACGCTTTTGGGCGGCAATGGTCAGGACCGCCTTTATGGCGGTGATGGCGATGACAGCCTTGATGGGGGACAGGGCGAAGACAAGCTTTATGGTGGCGCAGGTGACGATAGCCTGAATGGCGGCCAAGGGCAGGACAAGCTTTATGGCGGTGCGGGCAACGATGTTATCGACAGCGGTGATACAGCTGACAACAAGGGCGTTGACCGGGTCTATGGTGGTGAAGGTGATGATACGCTCATTTCGTCGGGCAATCAGGACAAGCTTTATGGCGGGTCCCAGAGCGACGGCTTTGTCATCATCTCTGACGGATCGAATTTCAACAATCTGTTTGTTTACGGCGGCGAGGATGATGACGGCGCAGATCAGGACGTTTTGGACCTGCGTCAGCTGCAGGCGGATTACCCAGACCTTGACGTCATTTATGAAAAGGGTGGTCCCGGTGATGAAGACGGGCGCATCCTGCTCAAGACGGCCCCCGGTGGGCGCGAGTTGGGGCGCATACGCTACACGGGCATTGAGAAGGTGGTGATCTGTTTCACACCGGGCACGGCGATTGCGACGCCCAAGGGCGAAGTGCCGGTTGAGGATTTGCAGCCCGGCGACCGGGTCCTGACGCGCGACAATGGCATTCAGGAATTGGTCTGGGTGGGCGGGCGTGATCTGACGCAGTTGGACCTGCGCCGGACGCCGGGTTTACAGCCGGTGCTGATCCGGGCGGGCAGTCTGGGCCCCAATGTGCCAGAGCGGGATTTGCTGGTCTCGCCCAATCACCGGATGCTGGTGACAGAGCCGCGCGCGGCTTTGTATTTTGAGGACAGCGAAGTTTTGGCAGCGGCCAAGCATCTGACATCACTGAACGGCGTGGATCAGGTGCAGATGGATGCGGTGCGTTACGTGCATCTGATGTGCGCGCGCCACGAGGTTGTTTTGTCGAACGGTGCCTGGACCGAGAGTTTTCAGCCCGGTGATTACAGCCTGCGCGGCATGGATCAGGCGCAGCGGGCCGAGATTTATGATCTGTTTCCAGCGTTGGAAGCCGGAGATGCCGAGATGCCAGGCGCGCGGCGGGCGCTGAAGGCGCATGAGACGAAGCTATTGCTGCGCTAA
- a CDS encoding Hint domain-containing protein yields the protein MTNLIYLGNFADVDPYENDYDAERGHDLEGISAGTDDLQIVSVYQYDHENDGVISDNEHTCDYIGYSVGGGTVYNQTDSTLLGTVAVTLKDGSVKHVEVVLIQQDNGDLFVTELLNDGSLDGLEIANIEITDITGTCYSGWYANQSVDGASICPVETSHLDGYVEGTEGNDVIDANYTGDPDGDCIDANDQILPGEGVNDDIVLAGGGDDLVLAGDGNDEIYGGEGDDTLCGQDGDDTVYGGDGNDILEGMNDNDLLFGQDGDDRIYGDAGDDTAVGGTGEDDIRGGSGEDKLYGGLDDDTIKGGSGDDMAFGGAGDDNISGGSGDDMLVGGGVSFDGKLDFNDLDTGELVNGQYTGNGVHIYSADPMHPVMIFDTANPTGGDSDLATGNLGNVLILSEDRDGNDPDDNGSGRGTFVFEFDGPAHVGSLDFLDIEGGAWIKMYDGDGNLIRQVDTGSTSNNGQLSQTINQDGVVRMEVIIQGSGAIDNLCYTLDGNAEDGDDVIDGGSGDDTILGGDGDDTLDGGADSDVIFGGNDADTILGGAGDTVDGGAGGDDHDVLDLTGKGPFFVAGPGGVGDPIPDSNGNGIDGQIVFVDGDGNPTGEVIDFVEIEEIIGDEINRGPDAVDDGFDAGEDDAPADIGNVLDNDSDPDGDPLTVGEVNGDPNAVGTPVAGDNGGLVTIDVDGNVTFDPNGDFEALGEGEEATTTVTYTVDDGQGGTEEATVTITVTGVNDGPNAEDSAYVVDQDEAAGDVDANAITDDTGAGADSDPEGDPLDVVAVAGAAGNVGNAVAGDNGGLFTINADGSVDFDANGEFDALGDGESATTSVTYTIADPDGATDTATVTFTVTGTNDDPVAVRNDYVANFDEAAGDVDGNVLTDDTGDGVDSDPENDPLTVVGVGAPNSGVGTAVAGSAGGLFTILADGTIDFDANGEFDDLGLNDTRTTTVEYTISDGNGGTSTAVATFTVSGINDGTVQGTDGDDIINPDIPYVDADGDVVDNNDAILPGDTGNDDLILGFGGNDSIDAGDGDDRVFGGDGNDTIDGGVGNDGLVGDDGDDIIEGNDGDDMLFGNAGNDQLFGGDGMDKLEGGTGDDLLEGGDGNDDLWAGAGNDRVVGGDGDDVANGGSGNDVILGNAGNDTLDGASGDDTIRGGEGDDSIDGSFGNDSIVGGEGNDVVDGGNGNDVINTGNHADPAFDNPYPGLGAPDADPNNDLDTVFGGLGDDTILTGDDADSIDGGGGRDFIDAGIDNDIVDAGTGNDTVIGGEGVDLIDGGDGDDVLYGGLDNDTFDIVDTDPDGNPVDLLPGNNIDTIEGGAGNDTIFGRDDADVLFGGTGNDVIDGGIDNDVITGGEGEDELFGGQGSDTFLGGNGGDVVVGGEDTPSGTFPDGADIDVLDLTGSNVERIEYVPGDPEAGTVFFMDGTTMTFSEIENVIPCFTPGTTIATPRGERLVEELQVGDKVITRDNGIQEIAWVGHKAMNGRQLAANPHLKPILIKAGSLGQGLPERDMLVSPNHRVLVASDKTQLYFEEREVLAAAKHMTGADGIHAVNVMQTTYVHFMFERHEVVLSNGAWTESFQPGDYSLKGIGNSQRNEILELFPELATTTGLEGYQAARKALKKHEARLLMK from the coding sequence ATGACCAATCTGATCTATCTGGGCAATTTTGCAGACGTAGACCCCTATGAGAATGACTATGACGCTGAGCGCGGTCACGACCTTGAGGGGATCTCTGCCGGGACGGACGATCTTCAGATCGTATCGGTCTACCAGTATGACCATGAGAATGACGGTGTGATTTCCGACAACGAGCACACATGCGACTACATCGGCTATAGTGTCGGTGGCGGCACTGTTTACAATCAGACTGACAGCACACTTTTGGGCACTGTGGCCGTGACCCTGAAGGATGGCTCTGTAAAGCACGTCGAAGTTGTTCTGATCCAGCAGGACAATGGCGATCTGTTCGTGACTGAACTGCTGAACGACGGTTCCCTTGATGGATTGGAAATTGCCAACATCGAGATCACCGACATCACCGGCACCTGCTATTCGGGTTGGTATGCCAACCAGTCGGTTGACGGTGCGAGCATCTGCCCGGTCGAGACAAGCCATCTGGACGGTTATGTCGAAGGCACCGAAGGCAATGACGTGATCGACGCCAACTATACTGGCGACCCTGATGGCGATTGCATTGATGCCAACGACCAGATCCTGCCCGGCGAAGGCGTGAACGACGATATCGTGCTGGCCGGTGGCGGTGACGATCTGGTGCTGGCCGGTGACGGCAATGATGAGATTTACGGCGGTGAGGGTGATGACACCCTGTGCGGTCAGGATGGTGACGACACCGTTTATGGCGGTGACGGCAATGACATTCTTGAAGGGATGAACGACAACGATCTGTTGTTTGGCCAGGACGGTGACGATCGCATCTATGGTGATGCAGGTGATGACACCGCCGTGGGCGGCACGGGCGAGGATGACATCCGTGGCGGCAGCGGTGAAGACAAGCTTTATGGTGGGTTGGATGACGACACCATCAAGGGCGGGTCTGGTGACGACATGGCCTTTGGCGGTGCCGGTGATGACAACATTTCCGGCGGGTCGGGTGACGACATGCTGGTCGGCGGCGGCGTCAGCTTTGACGGCAAGCTGGATTTCAACGATCTGGACACGGGCGAGCTGGTCAATGGGCAGTACACCGGCAATGGTGTGCACATCTACAGTGCCGACCCGATGCACCCTGTCATGATTTTTGACACCGCGAACCCAACCGGTGGTGACAGCGATCTGGCGACCGGCAATCTGGGCAATGTGCTGATCCTGTCCGAGGACCGTGACGGCAACGACCCCGATGACAACGGTAGCGGTCGCGGTACGTTCGTCTTTGAATTTGACGGCCCGGCCCATGTCGGCAGCCTTGATTTCCTGGATATCGAGGGCGGTGCCTGGATCAAGATGTATGACGGTGACGGCAATCTGATCCGTCAGGTCGATACCGGCAGCACATCCAACAATGGCCAATTGAGCCAGACCATCAATCAGGATGGCGTGGTACGGATGGAAGTGATCATCCAGGGCTCTGGCGCGATTGACAACCTGTGCTACACGCTGGACGGCAATGCCGAAGATGGCGATGACGTCATTGATGGTGGCAGTGGCGATGACACCATTCTGGGTGGTGACGGCGACGATACGCTGGATGGCGGCGCAGACAGCGACGTGATCTTTGGCGGCAATGACGCAGACACCATTCTGGGCGGTGCGGGCGATACCGTTGACGGTGGTGCGGGTGGTGATGACCACGACGTGCTGGACCTGACCGGCAAGGGGCCGTTCTTTGTGGCAGGCCCCGGCGGCGTGGGCGATCCGATCCCGGACAGCAACGGCAACGGCATTGACGGCCAGATCGTCTTTGTCGATGGCGACGGCAATCCGACTGGCGAAGTGATTGATTTCGTCGAGATTGAAGAGATCATCGGCGACGAGATCAACCGCGGCCCAGATGCGGTAGACGATGGCTTTGACGCGGGCGAGGATGATGCGCCAGCCGACATCGGCAACGTGTTGGACAACGATAGCGACCCCGACGGCGATCCGCTGACCGTGGGCGAGGTGAACGGCGATCCGAACGCTGTTGGCACGCCGGTTGCGGGCGACAATGGTGGTCTGGTGACCATTGACGTAGACGGCAATGTCACGTTTGACCCCAATGGCGACTTTGAGGCGCTGGGTGAGGGCGAAGAGGCCACGACGACCGTGACCTACACCGTTGATGACGGGCAGGGCGGCACCGAAGAGGCGACCGTGACGATCACCGTGACCGGTGTGAATGACGGCCCGAACGCCGAAGACAGTGCCTATGTCGTGGATCAGGACGAAGCCGCAGGCGACGTCGACGCCAATGCGATCACCGATGACACGGGCGCAGGGGCTGACAGCGATCCCGAAGGTGATCCGCTGGACGTGGTTGCCGTAGCGGGTGCGGCCGGCAATGTCGGCAACGCGGTTGCGGGCGATAACGGTGGCCTCTTCACGATCAACGCGGATGGGTCGGTTGATTTCGACGCCAATGGCGAGTTTGACGCCCTGGGCGACGGTGAAAGTGCCACGACATCGGTGACTTACACGATTGCGGATCCTGATGGGGCAACGGACACGGCCACGGTGACATTCACCGTGACCGGCACCAATGATGACCCGGTTGCTGTGCGCAATGACTATGTTGCGAACTTTGACGAAGCGGCGGGCGACGTCGACGGGAATGTGCTGACCGACGACACCGGCGACGGTGTGGACAGCGACCCCGAGAACGATCCGCTGACTGTGGTGGGCGTCGGCGCGCCGAACAGCGGTGTGGGCACGGCTGTGGCCGGATCTGCTGGTGGTCTGTTCACCATTCTTGCGGATGGCACGATCGACTTTGACGCCAATGGCGAGTTTGACGATCTGGGTCTGAACGACACACGCACCACAACGGTCGAGTACACGATCTCTGACGGGAACGGCGGCACCAGCACGGCTGTGGCGACATTCACTGTCAGCGGGATCAATGATGGCACGGTGCAGGGCACCGATGGCGACGACATCATCAACCCCGACATCCCATACGTGGATGCCGATGGGGATGTGGTCGACAACAACGACGCAATCCTGCCCGGCGATACCGGCAACGATGACCTGATCCTTGGCTTTGGTGGCAATGACAGCATTGACGCAGGCGACGGCGATGACCGGGTCTTTGGCGGTGACGGCAATGACACCATCGACGGCGGCGTCGGCAACGACGGTCTGGTTGGTGACGATGGAGATGACATCATCGAAGGCAATGACGGCGACGACATGCTGTTCGGCAATGCGGGCAACGACCAGTTGTTCGGTGGCGACGGCATGGACAAGCTGGAAGGCGGCACTGGCGACGACCTGCTGGAAGGCGGCGACGGCAATGACGATCTGTGGGCCGGCGCGGGCAACGACCGCGTGGTCGGTGGCGACGGTGACGATGTAGCCAATGGCGGCAGCGGCAACGACGTGATCCTTGGCAATGCAGGCAACGACACGCTTGACGGTGCCAGCGGTGACGACACGATCCGCGGCGGCGAGGGCGATGACAGCATCGACGGCAGCTTTGGCAACGACAGCATTGTCGGCGGCGAAGGCAATGATGTGGTCGACGGTGGCAACGGCAATGACGTGATCAACACGGGCAACCACGCTGATCCGGCCTTTGACAACCCCTATCCGGGGCTGGGTGCGCCGGATGCCGATCCAAACAACGACCTTGATACGGTGTTTGGCGGATTGGGTGACGACACCATCCTGACCGGCGACGATGCCGACAGCATCGACGGTGGCGGTGGCCGCGACTTTATCGACGCAGGGATCGACAACGATATCGTGGATGCAGGCACCGGGAATGACACCGTGATTGGTGGCGAGGGTGTCGACCTGATCGACGGCGGTGACGGCGATGATGTCCTTTATGGCGGACTGGACAACGACACGTTCGACATTGTGGACACGGACCCCGATGGCAACCCAGTTGACCTGCTGCCTGGCAACAACATCGACACCATCGAAGGTGGCGCTGGCAATGACACGATCTTTGGTCGCGACGATGCGGACGTGCTGTTTGGTGGCACCGGCAACGACGTCATCGACGGTGGCATCGACAACGATGTGATCACCGGTGGCGAAGGCGAAGATGAACTGTTCGGTGGACAGGGCAGCGATACCTTCCTGGGCGGCAACGGCGGCGACGTTGTGGTCGGTGGTGAAGATACCCCAAGCGGCACCTTCCCCGACGGCGCAGACATCGACGTGTTGGACCTGACCGGCTCCAACGTTGAACGCATCGAGTATGTGCCCGGCGACCCCGAGGCCGGTACCGTGTTCTTCATGGATGGCACGACGATGACCTTCTCGGAAATCGAGAACGTGATCCCATGCTTCACACCGGGCACGACAATTGCCACGCCACGTGGTGAGCGGCTGGTCGAAGAGCTTCAGGTTGGTGACAAGGTCATCACCCGTGACAACGGCATCCAGGAAATTGCCTGGGTCGGTCACAAGGCGATGAACGGCCGACAGTTGGCGGCGAACCCGCATCTGAAGCCGATCCTGATCAAGGCCGGTTCGCTGGGTCAGGGCCTGCCAGAGCGTGACATGCTGGTATCCCCGAACCACCGTGTGCTGGTCGCGTCGGACAAAACGCAGCTTTACTTTGAAGAGCGTGAAGTTCTGGCCGCAGCCAAGCACATGACCGGAGCCGACGGGATCCATGCGGTTAACGTGATGCAGACCACCTATGTGCACTTCATGTTCGAACGCCACGAAGTGGTGCTGTCGAACGGAGCCTGGACCGAAAGCTTCCAGCCCGGCGACTACAGCCTGAAAGGCATCGGTAACAGCCAGCGGAACGAAATCCTTGAGCTGTTCCCGGAGCTGGCGACCACCACAGGTCTGGAAGGCTATCAGGCGGCTCGCAAGGCGCTGAAAAAGCACGAAGCGCGCCTGCTGATGAAGTAA
- a CDS encoding neutral zinc metallopeptidase has protein sequence MKWQGRRGSRNIERRGGRARSVGGVGGIAGLLILLAGWYFGFDTSGFVDLGGQGGSQSAEVTEADLEAEQFVSVVLADTEDVWGELLPQQAGIPYTEPTLVIFKGSVQSGCGGATAASGPFYCPADNTAYLDTQFFTTLANRLGARGDFAAAYVVAHEIAHHVQNELGILGQVNQLRAQVSEEQSNELSVRTELQADCFSGIWARKAQEKFASLERGDLEEAVNAAKQIGDDTLQRNAGRTVQPHTFTHGTSEQRQRWFVRGLESGDMSQCDTFSTNQL, from the coding sequence ATGAAGTGGCAAGGGCGCAGAGGCAGCCGGAATATTGAACGCCGGGGCGGTCGGGCGCGGTCGGTTGGTGGCGTTGGCGGGATCGCGGGTTTGCTGATCTTGCTGGCAGGGTGGTATTTCGGGTTCGACACCAGCGGGTTTGTCGACCTTGGCGGGCAGGGTGGCAGCCAGAGCGCCGAAGTCACAGAGGCCGATCTGGAGGCGGAGCAGTTCGTCTCGGTCGTGCTGGCGGACACAGAAGACGTTTGGGGTGAGTTGCTGCCGCAACAGGCGGGCATTCCTTATACAGAACCGACGCTGGTGATCTTCAAAGGGTCGGTGCAGTCGGGGTGCGGCGGGGCGACGGCGGCCTCTGGCCCGTTTTACTGTCCCGCAGACAACACCGCCTATCTGGACACGCAGTTTTTCACGACGCTGGCAAACCGGCTGGGCGCGCGGGGTGATTTTGCCGCGGCCTATGTGGTGGCGCATGAGATCGCACACCACGTCCAGAATGAGCTGGGCATTCTTGGGCAGGTCAACCAATTGCGCGCGCAGGTAAGCGAAGAGCAATCCAATGAGCTTTCGGTGCGCACTGAATTGCAGGCCGATTGCTTTTCTGGGATCTGGGCGCGCAAAGCGCAGGAAAAGTTCGCGTCATTGGAACGTGGCGATCTGGAAGAGGCGGTGAACGCCGCCAAGCAGATCGGCGATGACACTTTACAGCGCAACGCGGGCCGCACGGTGCAGCCGCACACCTTTACCCACGGCACATCAGAGCAGCGCCAGCGCTGGTTCGTGCGGGGACTGGAAAGCGGCGACATGAGCCAGTGCGACACCTTTTCGACCAACCAGCTGTAA
- a CDS encoding YqaA family protein, giving the protein MIRSLYNWTLSLAASPHALWFLAIVSFVESSFFPIPPDVLMIPMIIARPNRAFLIATVCLVASVLGALLGYYIGFALFESVGRPILELYGKGDSFAEMSATFNQYGAWAVIVAGVTMLPFKVITIASGVTGLSLPVFIGSSIIARAIRFYLVALLLWKFGEPIRDFIEKRLTLMFTLACILLIGGFALIGFL; this is encoded by the coding sequence ATGATCCGCAGCCTTTACAACTGGACCCTTTCGCTGGCCGCATCGCCCCATGCGCTGTGGTTCCTTGCGATCGTGTCCTTCGTGGAATCCTCTTTCTTCCCGATCCCACCCGATGTGCTGATGATCCCGATGATTATCGCCCGTCCCAACCGTGCTTTCCTGATCGCCACCGTTTGCCTTGTGGCTTCCGTGCTGGGCGCGCTTCTGGGCTATTATATCGGCTTTGCCCTGTTTGAATCCGTCGGCCGCCCGATCCTCGAACTTTATGGCAAGGGCGACAGCTTTGCCGAGATGTCGGCCACCTTCAATCAATACGGGGCCTGGGCCGTGATCGTGGCGGGCGTGACGATGCTGCCGTTCAAGGTCATCACCATTGCCTCGGGCGTGACCGGTCTGTCGCTCCCGGTCTTCATCGGTTCGTCGATCATCGCCCGTGCGATCCGCTTCTACCTTGTCGCGCTCCTGCTGTGGAAATTCGGCGAACCGATCCGCGATTTCATCGAAAAACGCCTGACCCTGATGTTCACCCTCGCTTGCATCCTGCTGATCGGCGGCTTTGCCTTGATCGGCTTCCTATGA
- a CDS encoding disulfide bond formation protein B — protein sequence MTRNTLIFLATAGSVALIAGAFVFQFLGYLPCQMCHWQRWPHYAAIAIGLIALRVTGPLLPALGALATAITSGLGIFHTGVERGWWEGPSSCTGNDNALTGDLLSLDGPQLIMCDQVSWEFLSLSMPSWNALFSALLCILWIMALRRT from the coding sequence ATGACCCGGAACACGCTGATCTTTCTGGCCACCGCCGGGTCGGTGGCGCTGATCGCCGGGGCGTTCGTGTTCCAATTCCTTGGCTACCTGCCCTGCCAGATGTGCCACTGGCAGCGCTGGCCGCACTACGCCGCCATCGCCATCGGTCTGATTGCCCTGCGTGTAACCGGCCCGCTGCTGCCCGCCCTTGGCGCGCTGGCCACCGCGATCACCAGCGGCCTTGGCATCTTTCATACAGGGGTCGAGCGTGGCTGGTGGGAAGGCCCCTCTTCCTGCACCGGCAACGACAACGCGCTGACCGGTGACCTGCTGTCCCTTGACGGACCACAGCTGATCATGTGCGATCAGGTGTCGTGGGAGTTTCTAAGCCTTTCCATGCCCAGCTGGAACGCACTCTTCTCGGCACTCCTTTGCATCCTCTGGATCATGGCACTGCGCCGCACCTGA
- a CDS encoding Lrp/AsnC family transcriptional regulator: MDKVDSRLIAALRRDGRASLSALAEAVGITRATVKARLDRLQAGGEIAGFTVLTRADVAPDPVRGLMMLEIAGRGAERVQRALGVLPEVLAVHSTNGTWDLIAEIGTETLEDFDRVLTGIRRMDAITRSETNLLLSTKR, from the coding sequence ATGGACAAAGTGGACAGTCGGCTGATTGCGGCACTGCGCCGGGACGGGCGGGCGAGCCTGTCGGCGCTGGCCGAAGCGGTGGGAATCACGCGGGCCACGGTGAAGGCCCGATTGGACCGGTTGCAGGCGGGTGGCGAGATTGCCGGGTTTACCGTGTTGACACGGGCTGATGTGGCACCGGACCCGGTACGCGGTTTGATGATGCTGGAGATTGCCGGCCGCGGTGCAGAACGGGTGCAAAGGGCGCTGGGGGTGCTGCCCGAGGTATTGGCGGTACATTCGACCAATGGCACATGGGATTTGATTGCCGAGATCGGGACTGAGACGCTGGAAGATTTTGACCGGGTGCTGACGGGGATCAGGCGGATGGATGCGATTACGCGGTCAGAGACGAACCTGTTGTTGTCGACGAAACGGTAA
- the rocF gene encoding arginase, giving the protein MTHHCILIGAPMDAGKKRRGCLMGPDAYRTAGLAEAITALGHTVTDIGNVAPADVTVDPPKNPVVHELAANVGWTVALAEAAEAQAPNGLPIFMGGDHALALGTVSGMAAHHAKSDRPFFVLWLDAHSDINTPDTTDSGNLHGTPVGYVTGRPGFDAFPPLKAPVDPANICMIGLRSIDPPEHQMLQDMDIDVVDMRMIDESGIAKPLAAFLDRVRAANGVLHVSLDVDFLDPSVAPAVGTTVPGGATVREGHLVMEMLSDSGLVGSLDLVELNPFLDERGRTASLMVDLTASLLGRRVFDRPTRSHG; this is encoded by the coding sequence ATGACACACCATTGCATCCTCATCGGCGCACCAATGGACGCCGGAAAGAAACGCCGCGGCTGCCTGATGGGCCCTGACGCCTATCGCACCGCGGGCCTGGCAGAGGCGATCACAGCCCTCGGTCACACCGTCACTGATATTGGCAACGTCGCCCCGGCTGACGTCACTGTTGATCCGCCAAAAAACCCGGTGGTGCATGAACTCGCCGCCAATGTCGGCTGGACCGTGGCACTGGCCGAAGCGGCAGAAGCCCAGGCGCCCAATGGCCTGCCGATCTTCATGGGCGGCGACCACGCGCTGGCGCTTGGCACTGTCTCAGGCATGGCCGCCCATCACGCCAAATCCGATCGTCCGTTCTTTGTGCTTTGGCTCGATGCCCATTCCGACATCAACACCCCCGACACCACCGATAGCGGCAACCTGCACGGCACGCCTGTCGGCTATGTCACGGGCCGCCCCGGTTTTGACGCCTTCCCACCGCTGAAAGCGCCCGTCGATCCCGCGAACATCTGCATGATTGGCCTGCGGTCCATCGACCCGCCAGAACATCAGATGCTGCAGGACATGGACATCGACGTGGTCGATATGCGGATGATCGACGAAAGCGGCATTGCCAAACCGCTCGCGGCCTTCCTTGACCGGGTCAGGGCCGCAAACGGCGTGCTGCATGTCTCACTGGATGTGGATTTCCTTGATCCTTCCGTCGCCCCCGCTGTCGGTACAACCGTCCCCGGCGGTGCCACCGTCCGCGAAGGCCACCTTGTGATGGAAATGCTCTCTGATAGCGGCCTTGTCGGCTCGCTCGACCTCGTTGAACTCAACCCCTTCCTTGATGAACGCGGGCGCACTGCCTCGCTCATGGTGGACTTGACCGCGTCCCTTTTGGGCCGCCGCGTCTTTGACCGCCCAACCCGGAGCCACGGATGA